The Pelobacter seleniigenes DSM 18267 genomic sequence TGATCGTTCTCCTGGCTGGTGGTCTCGAAACAGGCGATGACCGGAGCCCAGACGTCATACATGGTCTTGTCGCCAAGATTCGGTTTGCCGCGCTGCAGAATACCTTCGCTACCGGCTTTAAACAGGGCCAGGACATCTTTGCAGTCGAGCTCTTCCTTGGCTGCCAGGGCCATGCCGCAACGCATGAAGAAGGTCCCGTAAAGCGGGCCGCTGGCGCCCCCGACACTCGACATCAGGGTCATCCCGGTGGTCTTCAGAATCGTTCCGATATCCCCCTGGGACAGTTCCGGCAGTTTTTCCTGCACCTTGCTGAAACCGCGGCTCATATTGATCCCGTGGTCAGCATCGCCGATGGCGGAATCGAGTTCGATGAGATACTCCCGGTTTTCTTTCATAACCATGGCAATCCGATCCAGCCAGGCGATAATCTGTTTTTTTGTGACAACCATCAACTCCTCCACAGCCGACGGATGGGACTGCCACCCGCCGGCGCTCGTTAAATTCTCTGTGACGTTACATTCCCCAGCGCAATCCCGGGGTGTTCACCGGGGCATCCCAGAACTTCAATATCTCGGCATCCGCTTTTAACAGGGTGATGGAGAAGCCCTGCATTTCCAACGAAGTGATGTAGGGACCGATCAGGTTGCGGACGATCTTGATGTTCTTTGCCGCACACAGCTGGTCCAGTTTACGATAGACCGCATACAGTTCCGACAGCGGAGTTCCGCCCATACTGTTGACAAAAGCGATCATTTCATCGCCCGGCGCAAAATCCTCATCCACCAGTTTTTTCTCTTCCCACTGGCTTGAATTGTTATCCCATTCCCGCACGGTCCGGCTGTAACCCTGGTCTTCAATGATCTGGGTAAAGAGGGTCTCGGTAATTTCATCGGCGGTTTGCATGGCGGCCTTCCGGATGCCGGGTTCACCATGAATCCCGATGCCGATTTCGATTTCATTGTCGCCCAGCTCAAAATTCGGTTTCCCTGCCGCAGGCACGGTGCAGGCGGTCAGGGCCATGCCCATGGAACGCCCGTTGAGGTTGACCTTTCTGGCCAGGTCCGCGCAAGCTTCCAGGGAATAGCCGGCTTCCGCGGCGGCGCCGACGATTTTCTCCATCAGCACGGTCAGCCCGACACCGCGCCGCCCGGCGGTATACAGGCTGTCTTTCACCGCCACATCGTCATCCACCAGGATGCTCTGAATCGGCATCCCTTCCGCGGCAACCAGTTCCGCTGCCGTTTCGAAATTCATCACGTCGCCGGTATAGTTCTTAACCAGGAAAAGAACGCCCTTGTCACTGCCCACAGCCTTGGCGCATTCATACATCTGGTCGGGAGTCGGTGAGGTAAAGACTTCGCCCGGGCAGGCCCCGTCCAGCATCCCGAAGCCGACAAAACCGCCGTGCATGGGTTCGTGACCGCTGCCACCGCCGGAAATAACCGCCACCTTGTCCCCTTTTTTCGCCCGGCAGATATAGTGCGGGGCGATATTCACCTGCAGTTCCGGGTGGGCAGCGGCCATCCCCTGTAATTGCTCAACTACAACCTGGTCGACATCGTTGATCAGTTTTTTCATAACGAATCCTCCTGTGGTGTGAAAGCGATGCGAAACGTCTTCCTTATAAACTTAACGAGATTATGACCAGGCCGGCAACTCCCCCTCCGAGGAGCGGACCGACCACTGGAATCCAGCCATACCCCCAATCCGATTCCCCCTTGCCGCTGATGGGCAGTAATTGATGAGCGATCCGTGGGCCGAGATCGCGGGCGGGGTTGATGGCGTAGCCGGTGGTACCTCCCAGCGACAAGCCGATCCCCCACACCAGCACGCCGACCAGAAACGGTCCCACTGCCGGTGCTACCGCTCCTTTGAAGATGGCCGCCACCCCGATCACCAGGACGATGGTACCAATGATTTCGCTGATCA encodes the following:
- the dhaK gene encoding dihydroxyacetone kinase subunit DhaK, producing the protein MKKLINDVDQVVVEQLQGMAAAHPELQVNIAPHYICRAKKGDKVAVISGGGSGHEPMHGGFVGFGMLDGACPGEVFTSPTPDQMYECAKAVGSDKGVLFLVKNYTGDVMNFETAAELVAAEGMPIQSILVDDDVAVKDSLYTAGRRGVGLTVLMEKIVGAAAEAGYSLEACADLARKVNLNGRSMGMALTACTVPAAGKPNFELGDNEIEIGIGIHGEPGIRKAAMQTADEITETLFTQIIEDQGYSRTVREWDNNSSQWEEKKLVDEDFAPGDEMIAFVNSMGGTPLSELYAVYRKLDQLCAAKNIKIVRNLIGPYITSLEMQGFSITLLKADAEILKFWDAPVNTPGLRWGM
- the dhaL gene encoding dihydroxyacetone kinase subunit DhaL is translated as MVVTKKQIIAWLDRIAMVMKENREYLIELDSAIGDADHGINMSRGFSKVQEKLPELSQGDIGTILKTTGMTLMSSVGGASGPLYGTFFMRCGMALAAKEELDCKDVLALFKAGSEGILQRGKPNLGDKTMYDVWAPVIACFETTSQENDQDLAATLSACVEEAEAAMKATIPMLAKKGRASYLGERSIGHQDPGATSSYLILKALWETLDA